In Rubrivirga marina, the following are encoded in one genomic region:
- the accD gene encoding acetyl-CoA carboxylase, carboxyltransferase subunit beta has product MAWFKRNSAGIKTDRRDRNETPEGYWLKCPSCDTITSQRELEEHLLVCPSCGHHYPMSGLGYLRLLFDEGAFDRHDADLHSVDPLEFVDRKPYAERIVAADRKTGLNDAAVSGTGVIGGHPASVAAMDFTYIGGSMGSVVGETVTRAVRRAVEEERACVVISQSGGARMMEGALSLMQMAKTSANLAVLAEKGLPYVSVLTHPTTGGVTASFAMLGDLNIAEPGALIGFAGPRVIRETIGRDLPPGFQTAEFLQEQGFVDRIVPRGTLRPTLVQLFDWVFGAGAPADEPAEAATTEAEG; this is encoded by the coding sequence ATGGCTTGGTTTAAGCGCAACTCGGCCGGCATCAAAACCGACCGCCGGGACCGCAACGAGACCCCGGAGGGCTACTGGCTCAAGTGCCCGTCCTGCGACACGATCACGAGCCAGCGGGAGCTCGAGGAGCACCTCCTCGTGTGCCCCTCGTGCGGCCACCACTACCCGATGTCGGGGCTCGGTTACCTCCGGCTCCTCTTCGACGAGGGCGCCTTCGACCGCCACGACGCCGACCTCCACTCCGTCGACCCGCTCGAGTTCGTCGACCGGAAGCCGTACGCCGAGCGGATCGTGGCGGCCGACCGGAAGACGGGGCTCAACGACGCGGCCGTCTCGGGCACGGGCGTCATCGGCGGGCACCCGGCGTCGGTCGCGGCGATGGACTTCACCTACATCGGCGGGTCGATGGGGTCGGTCGTCGGCGAGACGGTCACGCGAGCGGTGCGCCGCGCGGTCGAGGAGGAGCGGGCGTGCGTCGTCATCAGCCAGTCGGGCGGGGCGCGAATGATGGAGGGCGCGCTCTCGCTCATGCAGATGGCCAAGACGAGCGCGAACCTCGCCGTGCTTGCTGAGAAGGGGCTCCCCTACGTCTCGGTCCTCACGCACCCGACGACGGGCGGCGTGACGGCCTCATTCGCCATGCTCGGCGACCTCAACATCGCTGAGCCGGGCGCGCTCATCGGGTTCGCCGGCCCGCGCGTCATCCGCGAGACGATCGGCCGCGACCTCCCGCCGGGCTTCCAGACGGCGGAGTTCCTCCAGGAGCAAGGCTTCGTCGACCGGATCGTCCCGCGCGGCACGCTGCGCCCGACCCTCGTCCAGCTGTTCGACTGGGTGTTCGGGGCGGGAGCACCGGCCGACGAGCCCGCCGAGGCAGCGACGACCGAGGCCGAGGGCTAA
- the tsaB gene encoding tRNA (adenosine(37)-N6)-threonylcarbamoyltransferase complex dimerization subunit type 1 TsaB: MLTLGIDTATDVCAVALLDGERVLFEAALSVPRSHGRRLAPLLREAFAHVERDPADLGLVAVAAGPGSYTGLRIGTSTAKGLALATGAALVGVPTLRALTTSSTVGGPICAILPSRRGEVYVAVYDGDVEVAAPAALSLDAVADWLPASTLALGGPGADRLADLRPDLPRVELASSGAVVARLGQGIAEAEGPDDVAALEPLYLKPVATSQPGGILRPSTL; the protein is encoded by the coding sequence GTGCTCACCCTTGGCATCGACACCGCCACCGACGTCTGCGCCGTCGCCCTCCTCGACGGAGAGCGCGTGCTGTTCGAGGCCGCCCTCTCGGTGCCCCGGTCGCACGGCCGGCGCCTCGCCCCCCTCCTTCGGGAGGCCTTCGCGCACGTCGAGCGGGACCCGGCCGACCTCGGGCTCGTCGCCGTCGCCGCTGGGCCGGGCTCGTACACGGGGCTCCGCATCGGGACGAGCACGGCCAAGGGCCTCGCCCTCGCCACCGGCGCCGCCCTCGTCGGCGTGCCGACGCTCCGCGCGCTCACCACCAGCAGCACGGTGGGAGGACCGATCTGCGCCATCCTCCCATCTCGACGCGGCGAGGTCTACGTCGCGGTCTACGACGGCGACGTCGAGGTCGCCGCCCCCGCCGCGCTCTCCCTCGACGCCGTCGCCGACTGGCTGCCCGCCTCCACCCTCGCCCTCGGCGGGCCGGGCGCCGACCGGCTGGCCGACCTCCGTCCCGACCTGCCTCGCGTCGAGCTCGCGTCTTCCGGTGCCGTCGTCGCCCGCCTCGGCCAGGGCATCGCCGAGGCCGAGGGTCCCGACGACGTCGCGGCCCTCGAACCGCTCTACCTCAAGCCCGTGGCGACGTCACAGCCGGGCGGTATCTTGAGACCTTCGACCCTATGA